A stretch of DNA from Desulfosarcina ovata subsp. ovata:
CTGGAAACTGGCTGCGCAGAATCTCCTGCACCTGGGAGAGGGTGCTCTTGTTTACCGGCAGAACATTGTCATAGATGCGTCGGATGCGAAGCATGGTGTGGGCTTTCTGGTGGCACTGCTTGTTTCAGGGGGCAACCCCATCCCATTGAGTGTCATGGATGTCGGCAACAATCAGCATGCGTCGGTCAGAATTCTCCGGACGGCGTCGTCAAAGGCGATTCCTGCATGCTCCAAGGCCGCGGCAAATCCGGCATCTGGAGCAATGCACGGGTTGGCGTTAATCTCCAGAACAAAGGGATTGCCATTCCCGTCAACGCGAAAATCGACGCGGGCGTAACCGGCCAGGCCGAAGTGGTGCCAGCACTTGAGGGCAATGGCGTTCAGACCTTCCAGAAGGTCGCTGTCGGATGACGGAAAAACGAATCGCCGGGGTGTGTGGTGATATTCAAAGGCGGTTTCGTCCCACTTGGCGCGGTAGTCCACGATGCGCGGCATCGCGTCGTTGTAACCATCGAAAATAATCTCCGCCGGCGGCAGCACAGTGGGGCCGTTCTCCCCGGCCAGGAGGGAGAGATTGAACTCCCGGCCGGCAACGAACGCTTCGGCAAAACAGGCTCCGCCCAGCGAAGCTGCCCGTTCGGCCAGGCCCGGGAAAACCGTATCGGCCGTCGCATCAAAGATCAGACTCTGCGGTCCAAGACCGATGGAGGCGTGTTCCCAGACCGATTTGACGATCCAGGTGCGTTTTTTATCGTTTCCGCCCTGCACGGTACCATGGCCGCCCGGCCACGGGCCGATCCAGGCCGGGGTGGGGATGTCGGCGGCCGCCATCCACCGCTTGGCCAGGGTCTTGTTGGAGGTGAGCAGCATGGCTTCGGCCGGGGCGCCGGTGTAGGGCAGGGGCATGGCGTCAAAGCAGAAGGGCAGCAGATGGATCAGCCGGCCCTGACCGCCGATGGACTCCACTAGGTTGAAGACCCGGTCGACCTTCAAATCCTGGAGGGTTTGCTGGATCCCGGCCAGATCCAGGCTGCAGGCGATGCGGCTGACATCGTGGCCCAGCAGCAGGAGCGCACCGGCCACGGCATCGGCCTGGGCCAGCACATCCCTGGCATCAAGGCTGTCAGTGTCGACGACGGTATCGTGAACAATGGCGACTTTCATCTTTCGTACATGCCTTCGGCGATGTTGAAGACCAGGTCCCAGCGCCGGCCGGCCACCAGGGCCTCAGCCAGTTGGCGGCCGTGGCCGATGCGTTCGGTACGGTGGCCCAGTGACTGGAGGGTCGATTCGATGGCCGCCACCGTATCGTCACGATCGAATTCGGCGGTCGCTTCTTCGGTGAAACCCTCGGCCAGATAGGCCGAGCGCAGGTCATAGGTCAGTCCGATGGTCAGGGACATGGATACCATCTCCTCACAGGTGTAAGGGACATGCAACCCATTCAGCGGTTGCAGGGTTCGGGGTAGCGGTAGTGCTTGTTCTCGTAATTTCTCAATATCAGGGCATCGTCTTCGCGGCCGACCACATAGTCGGGCATCAGCGGAATCTTGCCGCCACCGCCGGGAGCGTCGATCACATAGGTGGGCAAGGCGTACCCGCTGGTGAATCCGCGCAGGCCGCGGATGATCGAAAGGCCGGTCTCAACGGGCGTACGAAAATGGGCGGAACCGGTGATCGGATCGCACTGATACAGATAGTAGGGGCGCACGCGCATCTTGAGCAGTTTGTGCACGAGCTCGCGCATGGTCTCCAGGTTGTCGTTGACGCCTTTGAGCAGCACGGTCTGGGAACCCAGGGGGATTCCCGCATCGGCCAGCATGGCGCAGGCGCGCGAGGCCTCGGGCGTACACTCGTCCGGGTGGGTGAAGTGCAGGCTCATCCACAGGGGGTGATACTGACGCAGCATGCGCACCAGGCGCGCCGTGATACGCTGGGGCAGTACGGCCGGCACCTTGGTGCCGATGCGCACGATCTCCACATGGGGGATCTGACGCAGCCGTGAAAGGACCCAGGAGAGTTTCTCCTCACCGAGCATCAGCGGGTCGCCGCCGGAGATCAGGACATCGCGTACCGACGGCGTCTGCTCGATGTAAGCGAAGGCACGCTCCAGCCGGTTGCGGCTGGGGTGGATGGCCCCATGGCCGACCACCCGTGAGCGGGTGCAGTAACGGCAATAGGTGGAGCAGAAGTCAGACAAGAGCAAGAGCACGCGGTCCGGGTAGCGATGCACCAGGCCCGGCACCGGGCTCATGGCATCCTCGCCCAGCGGATCGTCGGCTTCACCGGTGGTATGCACGGTCTCGTGTATGGTTGGAATCACCGTGCGCCGGATGGGCTGATCCGGATTGTCCGGAGAAACCAGACTCATGTAATAGGGCGTAATTCCGAGCGGCAGGGTGGTCCCGGACTGCTTAAAGGCAGCCCGCTCCACGTCGGAGAGGACGATCATCTTCTCCAACTGGTTCAGGCTGCGGATACGGTGGCTGGTCTGCCACTGCCAGTCATTCCAGAGTTTGGTGGTGATACCGGGAAAATGTTTCTTGCGGAACGATCTGACTGCCGGGTTAAGAATTCCGGCGCGATGGGTGGGGAACCGGACAATGCGTCCACTACGTTTGGAGGCGGATTGGGCAGGCGATTGGGGCCTACCGCTGCCGGGGTCAAACGGGTCGTCGTCCCCTTCCGGGGCCGCTTGGGTTGGAACCGCGTTTTCTTGCTGGTTGGTTTTTACGATGACATGCATGGCGTCTGTTTTCCTTTATTGATGGTCCTATTCATTGATGCGTGCCGGAAAAGAGAAGGCCACCATCTAATTTTTGCCATTAGCAATTTTATTGCCAAAGTAACAAACGCGCTGGAATTAGGTTGCATCATGGTCCGAACGCTGAAAAATGCTTTTCCATTGCTGCTGTTTTTATTTTGTTGAAGATCCAACTGATGAAGACCGGAGCGGGATGCCGGCAAAACCGCCGGGTAAAACAGGACATCGGATGTCGCTTTTTGATGGAACAACAGAAACCGGATGTCGCTTTTTTGTCTCCCACCTATTAACCATTCAGGATTTATACTTTGTCTTATCGACACCATGCTTGGCGGCCAGCCTGCTTAACTGCCGGGCAGTGATGTGGGCTTCCTTGGCTGATACGTTGATTCTTCCCTTGTGTTTCTTTAGCAGATTTTCCAGGTAAGTCCGTTCGAATTCATCGATGGCGATCTGTCTGGCTTGAGATAAAGGCAGCGACTTGGATTCATTTGCTGCCTGCACGATCTTGGAACCGATGATCAAGGTATCCGGGAAACTGCCCGATCTGAGCAAGCTACCCGATTCAAGGATATAGGCACGTTCTAGAATGTTTTCCAGTTCCCGCAAATTTCCAGGCCAGCTATAGTCCTGCATGGCATCGGCAATTCCGCTTTCCAGTCCGGTGATTGCTTTGCCATATTTCTTTTCCAGGTTGGCCAGAAACAACGTGACCAGATGCGGTAAATCCTCCTTGCGGTCTCTTAGGGCGGGAAGCTCAATCGGAAAGACATTTAAGCGGTAATAAAGATCTTTGCGGAAGCTTCCCGCTTTGGCCATTTTCTCTAAATCGGCGTTGGTGGCCCCGATGATCCGGGCATTCGTGTGCAGAATATCCTTGCCACCGACCCGATTGAATGTGCCATCCTGCAA
This window harbors:
- a CDS encoding KamA family radical SAM protein; its protein translation is MHVIVKTNQQENAVPTQAAPEGDDDPFDPGSGRPQSPAQSASKRSGRIVRFPTHRAGILNPAVRSFRKKHFPGITTKLWNDWQWQTSHRIRSLNQLEKMIVLSDVERAAFKQSGTTLPLGITPYYMSLVSPDNPDQPIRRTVIPTIHETVHTTGEADDPLGEDAMSPVPGLVHRYPDRVLLLLSDFCSTYCRYCTRSRVVGHGAIHPSRNRLERAFAYIEQTPSVRDVLISGGDPLMLGEEKLSWVLSRLRQIPHVEIVRIGTKVPAVLPQRITARLVRMLRQYHPLWMSLHFTHPDECTPEASRACAMLADAGIPLGSQTVLLKGVNDNLETMRELVHKLLKMRVRPYYLYQCDPITGSAHFRTPVETGLSIIRGLRGFTSGYALPTYVIDAPGGGGKIPLMPDYVVGREDDALILRNYENKHYRYPEPCNR
- a CDS encoding D-alanine--D-alanine ligase, with translation MKVAIVHDTVVDTDSLDARDVLAQADAVAGALLLLGHDVSRIACSLDLAGIQQTLQDLKVDRVFNLVESIGGQGRLIHLLPFCFDAMPLPYTGAPAEAMLLTSNKTLAKRWMAAADIPTPAWIGPWPGGHGTVQGGNDKKRTWIVKSVWEHASIGLGPQSLIFDATADTVFPGLAERAASLGGACFAEAFVAGREFNLSLLAGENGPTVLPPAEIIFDGYNDAMPRIVDYRAKWDETAFEYHHTPRRFVFPSSDSDLLEGLNAIALKCWHHFGLAGYARVDFRVDGNGNPFVLEINANPCIAPDAGFAAALEHAGIAFDDAVRRILTDAC